A single region of the Eulemur rufifrons isolate Redbay chromosome 8, OSU_ERuf_1, whole genome shotgun sequence genome encodes:
- the PTAFR gene encoding platelet-activating factor receptor, translated as MEPNGSSRVDSEFRYTLFPIVYSIIFVLGVVSNGYVLWVFARLYPSKKLNEIKIFMVNLTIADLLFLVSLPLWIIYYYNQGNWILPKFLCNLAGCLFFINTYCSVAFLGVITYNRFQAVTRPIKTAQATTRKRGICLSLVIWVAIVAAASYFLILDSTNTEVVKAGSGNITRCFEHYEKGSVPVLVIHIFIVFSFFLVFLIILLCNLVIIRTLLTQPVQQPRNAEVKRRALWMVCTVLAVFSICFVPHHMVQLPWTLAELGYQDSDFHQAINDAHQVTLCLLSTNCVLDPIIYCFLTKKFRKHLTEKFYSMRSSRKCSRATTETGTEVVVPLSQVPANTLKN; from the coding sequence ATGGAGCCAAATGGCTCCTCTCGCGTGGATTCCGAGTTCCGATACACTCTCTTTCCGATTGTTTACAGCATCATCTTTGTTCTTGGGGTCGTCTCCAATGGCTACGTGCTGTGGGTCTTTGCGCGCCTGTATCCTTCTAAGAAACTCAATGAGATAAAGATCTTCATGGTGAACCTCACCATCGCCGACCTGCTCTTCTTGGTCTCCCTGCCGCTGTGGATCATTTACTACTACAACCAGGGCAACTGGATTCTCCCCAAATTCCTGTGCAACCTGGCTGGCTGCCTCTTCTTCATCAACACCTACTGCTCTGTGGCCTTCCTGGGCGTCATCACTTACAACCGCTTCCAGGCAGTAACTCGGCCCATCAAGACTGCTCAGGCCACCACCAGAAAGCGTGGCATCTGTTTGTCCCTGGTCATCTGGGTGGCCATCGTGGCCGCCGCCTCCTACTTCCTCATCCTGGACTCCACTAACACAGAGGTCGTCAAGGCTGGCTCAGGCAACATCACCCGCTGCTTCGAGCATTACGAGAAGGGCAGCGTGCCGGTCCTCGTCATCCATATCTTCATCGTGTTCAGCTTCTTCCTAGTCTTCCTCATCATCCTCTTATGCAACCTGGTCATCATCCGCACGCTGCTCACGCAGCCGGTGCAGCAGCCGCGCAACGCCGAAGTCAAGCGCCGGGCGCTGTGGATGGTCTGCACGGTCCTGGCGGTGTTCAGCATCTGCTTTGTGCCCCACCACATGGTGCAGCTGCCCTGGACCCTGGCCGAGTTGGGCTACCAGGACAGCGACTTCCACCAGGCCATTAACGACGCGCATCAGGTCACCCTCTGCCTCCTCAGCACCAACTGTGTCCTAGACCCCATCATCTACTGTTTCCTCACCAAGAAGTTCCGCAAGCACCTCACGGAGAAGTTCTACAGCATGCGCAGCAGCCGGAAATGCTCCCGGGCCACCACGGAGACAGGCACCGAGGTGGTTGTACCACTCAGCCAGGTCCCTGCCAATACCCTCAAGAATTAG